CACCATCGAGGGTGAGCCGGCTCGTCAGCAGCGCATGAAAATCAAGAGCGTGCTCAGCAGCCCGCGGTTGGTTGCAAGGATGGAGGCTTGGTGCCGTGACAAGGTGGAGAACAACCTCCTCCTGTTGTTTACGCAAATGGCGAGCACCGGCACTTCGTTCAACATGCAAGAACTGATGTCAAGGTTAATGTTTGACCTTGCTGCTACGCCTCTCTTCGGCGTGGACCCCGACCTTCTATCTTTGGACATGCCTCCCATGGAAGCCGCAATCGCCATGGACACAGTCATGGAGGTGGCATTTTTTCAGGTCGTGATGCCGGCTTCTTGTTGGAAGTTGATGAGGCGGCTGAACATCGGCCCTGAGAGGAAGCTCAAGGCAGTGCACAAGGTGCTGCGTGTGTTTGTCATGGAGATGACGGAGAGGAGGGTGATTAACGCATCTTCCGTTGGTAATGGCAAGCAACATGAGGGTGTTGATATATTATACCGAAGATGTCATGTTCCATGCAATGACCATTAGCTACATGATCGCTGCGAGGGACACAGTTGCAACGGCCCTGACATGGATTTTCTACAACCTTGCACAGAACCCTAATATTGTGTCAATCATGCGCAATGAACTCTCACTGATTGCATCACACAAAGTAGCGGCCCATCCAGATGCCATGGTGATCTTTAAGCCAGACGAGACCAAATCTCTCGTTTATCTGAGAGCTGTCTTGTACGAGACTCTCAGGTTGTACCCACCGGCCCCTCTCGAGCGCAAGATGGTGGCCGCTAATGATATCATGCCGAGTGGTCATGAGGTGCATGCCGGCGACACTATCCTTATTTCTCTCCACTCCATGGGAAGAATGGAGGGTATATGGGGTAAAGACTGCCTCAACTACAATCCAGATAGGTGGCTCTcggaggatggcaacaagctaagGTACGTACCATCTCACAAGTTCATGGCCTTCAACTCGGGTCCGAGGATGTGCCTCGGCAAGGACATCGCGGTTATGCAGATGAAGACCGTCATCGCCTCAATGTTGTGGAACTTCGATGTGGAGGTAATGAAAGGGCAATGCATCGAGCCTAAGTCATCTTGTATACTGGAGATGAAAAAGGGGCCCACAATCACATTAGTTATGGAATAATAAATGTTTGACAAGATTTTGTCACTTATTTATCTGGCCCATATGTCATATAGAAAACATAAACAATAATATGAAGCACTAGTGTATACATTCAAGAGCACAAGTGAATGTGCCCTACGTGCATATTCCCCCCCTCAAATACTTGTGCTATTTTCCTTGGCTTAATTAGGTGGGCTTGACATGATACAGCCCATGCCCTGATCGATGGATGCATGGCCGGAGGGACACTATTTATCAATCTTTTATAGCATTACTAAAATAGTTTGATGGTGCAACCAAAGGATTAACACGTACGTGCATAAAAATAGGGCACAATACCTACCAAACGTACGCATGCATGGCCGAACGGCCTGGTTGTTATCCTCCGTGAGTGAGTTAGCTATAAAGTCATACTTATCCATTAGATCAAGACGTACAGCTTGACATGCAACGGAGATGGCCTAGCATGCAGGAACAGCCACGGACGAGTCGCTCACTGGTTAACACCTCGCGGCGGCGCTCCGTAGATTTCTCATCATCTACCGGCTGCCCTAGCTCGTGGCTATGTAAAGGAGCGCATTTTCACATCGACGGGGAGAGGCGCACACGCACACCCGCAAGGGAACACACGCATGCGCAGAGGAGATGAAGGCCACGATGGCTAGCTAAGCTCTGTACAACCTCATCTTACCCCTATCCTATGCAAACACCATACCAGGTTTCTTTTCCACCAATCGATATACGCCCAATCCCAGGTGCATGTATACGCAGAGGAGAACCATCTTTCCCGGGTCACTCTGCGGAGTTGGTCGACCGGCCGGTACTCGTTTACGCGGCCGCAGGTATACAAGGTGAGGTCATGATTATTTGCGCTGGTGCTTTGAACACTAATGTTCTGTTGAGTTGGCTTGCAGGCCGTGCATCCCATGGCCGCACAGGTTTTTTTTATGAAGATGGTCTATGTTGATAGATGCACACTCAAGATCATATGACGATCGAGTGACGCGATAATCCTAGCTCCATCATCTTAATGGTGTCGATCAATCACAGGATCATTCACATAGATAGTTGCACACTCAAGATCATTTGGCGATCGAGTGATGCATTTATAATTCCATGTTGTGCAAGGATCCAATTTTTGGTGAAGTCCCGTATGTCAATAGCACACTCATGATCATGTGGCGATCGAGTGATGCATGGAGAAGTAATTCCATGTTTTATATGGATCCGATCTATGACGAGCCCCGTATATAATGGCATACTCAAGATCATTTGGCGATCGGGTGATGCATTCAGGAGCTTGGCTTCATGATTTAAATTGACACTCAGAGAGA
This region of Triticum aestivum cultivar Chinese Spring chromosome 2D, IWGSC CS RefSeq v2.1, whole genome shotgun sequence genomic DNA includes:
- the LOC123048109 gene encoding noroxomaritidine synthase 2-like yields the protein MPIMFSQELPIYTALVLLALPQYYLYSKATCRSKNPAVLPTNWPILHMFPSFVANLHKMNDYFTLVLVGSGHNFRAHGPPGTGMRLFVTCDPANIQHIFTTNYTNFPKGAEFAAIFDIMSGGIFTIEGEPARQQRMKIKSVLSSPRLVARMEAWCRDKVENNLLLLFTQMASTGTSFNMQELMSRLMFDLAATPLFGVDPDLLSLDMPPMEAAIAMDTVMEVAFFQVVMPASCWKLMRRLNIGPERKLKAVHKVLRVFVMEMTERRVINASSVDVMFHAMTISYMIAARDTVATALTWIFYNLAQNPNIVSIMRNELSLIASHKVAAHPDAMVIFKPDETKSLVYLRAVLYETLRLYPPAPLERKMVAANDIMPSGHEVHAGDTILISLHSMGRMEGIWGKDCLNYNPDRWLSEDGNKLRYVPSHKFMAFNSGPRMCLGKDIAVMQMKTVIASMLWNFDVEVMKGQCIEPKSSCILEMKKGPTITLVME